In Leptospira stimsonii, a single window of DNA contains:
- a CDS encoding ArnT family glycosyltransferase, whose product MRFENRAFWILLLIYSVFLIFGLGSFPLIDWDENIYGSASKSMFQTGDYFRIKVNQQAFTEKPPFYFWLTSIFYHIFGIGEFATRMPSVLSGILSFIAIYFFGKKVLSEKFGLAWALLYSSSLLPLILSRTAYIDHLFNTLIFFSVVCIYLYDVEAELKNRTRFLYLILGAFVMGLATLTKGPLGIGVPVLSFIAMRILQKKYSISVWETAIAGFVCVLTIASYYFTDYLLHGDEFIIGFLEFQKKLLTKSLESHTGPWFYHFLVALVGFFPWTPFIFGYSLKENRDLSENDKLKGLFLFFLSWTILVLVIFSIVQTKLPHYSSSIYFPLSFFAAYLFSEQKNIRTSIKILFYTFGFSFFVLFISLPWILKFTLQSSDFIQAFGGGHSFEIDALSFLPAFIFILGFIASAFILHQIPFSSKFVSSLIPLWLSMIGFVISLSLFIAPKVIETLQGRILRLSDIAWKEKGDLVFYKYLSFYPFFYRDKPIFIIGSYKFRDDESLLTNSRTQKTFLLTNKNSILELSFLYPKIRVELVASEGNLVLLKVIYL is encoded by the coding sequence ATGCGATTTGAAAACCGGGCCTTTTGGATTCTTTTACTGATATATTCTGTTTTTCTAATTTTCGGACTTGGTTCTTTTCCGCTCATCGATTGGGACGAGAATATCTACGGCTCAGCCTCCAAAAGTATGTTTCAAACAGGGGATTATTTTAGAATCAAGGTGAATCAGCAAGCGTTCACGGAAAAACCTCCCTTCTACTTCTGGCTCACTTCGATTTTCTATCACATTTTTGGAATCGGAGAATTCGCTACTCGTATGCCTTCCGTATTGAGTGGAATCCTTTCCTTTATCGCGATTTATTTCTTTGGTAAAAAAGTTCTTTCCGAAAAATTCGGACTCGCCTGGGCGCTCCTCTATTCTTCCTCTTTATTACCTTTGATTCTTTCAAGAACGGCTTATATCGACCATCTGTTCAACACATTGATCTTTTTTTCAGTCGTCTGCATATATCTCTACGATGTAGAAGCGGAACTTAAGAATCGAACTCGCTTCCTTTATTTGATCCTAGGCGCGTTTGTTATGGGACTCGCAACTTTGACAAAAGGACCTCTCGGAATCGGAGTTCCCGTTCTTTCCTTTATCGCGATGAGAATCCTTCAAAAAAAATATTCAATTTCCGTTTGGGAAACCGCGATCGCAGGATTCGTCTGCGTTTTAACGATTGCTTCTTACTATTTTACGGACTATTTACTTCACGGAGATGAATTCATCATAGGCTTCTTAGAATTTCAAAAGAAACTTCTAACAAAATCGCTAGAGTCGCATACGGGTCCTTGGTTTTATCATTTCTTAGTCGCGTTAGTCGGCTTTTTCCCCTGGACGCCGTTCATATTCGGGTATAGCTTAAAAGAAAATCGAGACCTTAGTGAGAACGATAAACTCAAAGGCCTCTTCCTCTTCTTTCTATCCTGGACAATTCTTGTGCTTGTTATTTTTTCAATTGTACAAACAAAATTGCCGCATTACTCCTCCTCCATTTACTTCCCTCTTTCTTTTTTTGCGGCGTATCTATTCTCCGAACAAAAAAATATCAGAACGTCGATTAAGATCCTATTTTATACATTTGGATTTTCCTTCTTCGTTCTTTTTATTTCACTTCCTTGGATTCTTAAATTTACTCTTCAAAGTAGCGATTTTATCCAGGCTTTCGGTGGCGGACATTCCTTCGAAATCGATGCTCTTTCATTCTTACCCGCTTTCATTTTTATTCTCGGCTTTATCGCTAGTGCCTTTATACTCCATCAAATTCCATTTTCATCTAAGTTTGTTTCATCTCTGATTCCGCTTTGGCTCTCGATGATCGGGTTTGTAATTTCACTTTCGCTTTTCATCGCGCCGAAAGTGATAGAGACTCTACAAGGAAGAATTCTTAGATTATCGGATATCGCCTGGAAAGAAAAAGGCGACTTGGTATTCTACAAGTATCTTTCCTTTTATCCGTTCTTCTATCGCGACAAACCGATCTTCATCATAGGAAGTTACAAATTTCGAGACGATGAGTCCTTGTTAACAAATTCGCGAACTCAAAAGACGTTTCTTCTCACGAATAAAAACAGCATCTTGGAACTGAGTTTTCTCTATCCTAAGATCAGAGTGGAGTTAGTAGCGAGCGAGGGAAACTTAGTTCTACTCAAAGTCATCTATCTTTGA
- the yqeK gene encoding bis(5'-nucleosyl)-tetraphosphatase (symmetrical) YqeK — protein sequence MTTSEWETRTQEFKRIVPTEITITRWEHSLKVAEIAKELAILHSKDEADLAYLAGIVHDITKQKTSEFHITLFRESGQEELEQLPSAAWHAYSAAIYLKKQYDLKNESVLSAVRNHTLGAETPGPLDLILYAADFLGSEYAEKNPLYPEWREQARKNLYWGVLCKAKNTILDLISTNKRIHPRTIATYNLAVSKC from the coding sequence ATGACTACCTCCGAATGGGAAACAAGAACGCAAGAGTTTAAGAGAATCGTACCGACTGAAATAACGATCACCCGTTGGGAACATTCTCTCAAGGTAGCCGAAATTGCGAAAGAGTTAGCGATTCTTCATTCCAAGGACGAAGCGGATCTCGCGTATTTGGCGGGAATCGTTCACGATATCACAAAACAAAAAACATCGGAATTTCACATAACGTTATTTAGAGAATCCGGCCAGGAAGAATTGGAACAACTCCCATCCGCCGCTTGGCACGCCTACTCGGCGGCGATCTATCTTAAAAAGCAGTACGATTTAAAAAACGAATCCGTTCTTTCCGCGGTTCGAAACCATACTCTGGGTGCGGAAACACCCGGACCTTTGGATTTAATTCTTTATGCGGCGGATTTTTTAGGATCGGAATACGCCGAAAAAAATCCTCTCTATCCCGAATGGAGAGAACAAGCTCGTAAAAATCTCTATTGGGGTGTTCTTTGCAAAGCAAAAAATACGATTCTCGATTTGATTTCTACAAACAAAAGGATACATCCCAGAACGATCGCGACTTACAATCTTGCAGTTTCGAAATGTTAA
- a CDS encoding DUF3089 domain-containing protein gives MRIRFLSLLSILISTFFSLSCLWIIRPSGNYSEQIRPQEPDYSLLKSWSALPQTKDDADKVPSESTLQDNQSQAPVDVFFVHPTTFYGRDWNASLEDERVNERTDESTIRQQASVFNCCAKIYAPRYRQATLYSFLDSENGKLSLELAYQDVLKSFETYLKEWNAGRPFIIASHSQGTYHAIRLLREKIDNSPLKNQLVVAYLLGGAVPIDSYKNIPICSNRTQTGCFVSWRTYGEKAEVGKLPHDLKGPYVCVNPLSWRADETIAVADLHAGGVNGKFKTIEPKLCDAKCTDGVLRISKPNAKGFSRWFGENYHVLDYGIFYQNIRNNLSERIGAFLRSKKNIN, from the coding sequence ATGCGAATTCGTTTTCTTTCCCTGCTTTCGATTCTGATATCTACATTCTTTTCCCTTTCTTGTCTTTGGATCATCCGTCCTTCCGGAAATTATTCCGAGCAGATAAGACCGCAGGAACCCGATTATTCACTTTTGAAATCCTGGTCGGCGCTACCTCAAACGAAAGACGATGCGGATAAGGTTCCTTCGGAATCCACTCTTCAAGATAACCAAAGTCAAGCGCCGGTCGACGTCTTTTTCGTTCACCCGACCACTTTCTACGGTAGAGATTGGAACGCATCCTTAGAGGACGAAAGAGTGAATGAACGAACGGACGAATCCACAATCCGCCAACAAGCGAGCGTTTTCAACTGTTGTGCAAAAATTTACGCTCCGCGTTATCGACAAGCGACATTATATTCTTTTTTGGATTCTGAAAACGGGAAACTCTCTCTTGAATTAGCATATCAAGATGTACTTAAGTCTTTTGAAACGTATCTCAAAGAATGGAACGCCGGTAGACCGTTTATCATCGCTTCCCATAGCCAAGGCACTTACCACGCGATCAGGCTCCTTCGGGAAAAAATCGACAACTCACCTCTCAAAAATCAGCTCGTGGTCGCCTATTTACTCGGAGGAGCGGTCCCGATCGATTCTTATAAAAATATACCGATTTGCTCTAATCGAACACAAACCGGTTGCTTCGTAAGTTGGCGAACTTATGGAGAAAAAGCGGAGGTTGGTAAACTCCCGCACGACCTGAAAGGACCTTATGTGTGCGTGAATCCGCTGAGTTGGCGCGCGGACGAAACGATTGCAGTCGCCGACTTGCACGCAGGAGGAGTGAACGGTAAATTCAAAACGATCGAACCGAAACTCTGCGATGCAAAATGTACCGATGGAGTTCTTCGAATCTCAAAACCGAATGCCAAAGGTTTTTCAAGGTGGTTCGGAGAGAATTATCACGTATTGGACTACGGAATCTTCTATCAAAATATTCGAAATAACCTTTCGGAAAGAATCGGAGCCTTTCTTCGATCCAAGAAGAATATAAATTGA
- a CDS encoding flavin reductase family protein, with protein MKITDEVFKNALSHFPSGVTVITYSHQGKQSGLTVSSFSSLSLNPPFVLFCLQKNIASHDPIRSEGKFVVNILAQGQDSLSNQFASGKTDKHALIEELRCKKGELGLPILPGTLSYIECEVDQFVDGGDHSIVIGRVISAGADDSLRPLLYYRRNYYSI; from the coding sequence ATGAAAATCACGGACGAAGTATTTAAGAATGCGCTTTCTCATTTTCCGTCTGGCGTCACCGTCATAACGTATTCTCATCAAGGGAAGCAGAGCGGCCTTACCGTAAGCAGTTTTAGTTCACTTTCTCTCAATCCTCCTTTTGTTCTTTTTTGTTTGCAGAAGAATATCGCAAGTCACGATCCGATCCGGAGTGAAGGAAAATTCGTCGTCAATATCTTGGCGCAAGGACAGGATTCTCTTTCCAATCAATTTGCATCGGGAAAAACCGACAAACACGCGCTTATCGAAGAGCTACGGTGTAAAAAAGGAGAATTGGGTCTCCCCATTCTTCCGGGAACTCTTTCTTACATTGAATGCGAAGTGGATCAATTCGTGGACGGGGGAGATCATTCCATCGTAATCGGAAGAGTCATCTCCGCAGGAGCCGACGATTCTCTTCGTCCATTATTGTATTATCGAAGAAATTATTATTCGATCTGA
- a CDS encoding TM2 domain-containing protein: MSEFREKNADEVFCGSCGSAIKREAEICPKCGVRQKGVSGSVSESWMTTFLLCFFLGILGAHRFYTGKTGTGILMLFTGGGCGFWALIDLITIITGNFKDSKGNKISRN; this comes from the coding sequence ATGAGTGAGTTTAGAGAAAAAAATGCCGACGAAGTCTTTTGTGGTTCTTGCGGTTCGGCAATCAAACGGGAAGCGGAGATTTGTCCGAAGTGCGGAGTTCGCCAGAAAGGTGTTTCGGGTAGTGTTTCGGAAAGTTGGATGACCACTTTTTTACTTTGTTTTTTTCTCGGAATCCTGGGCGCGCATCGATTTTATACGGGTAAGACCGGAACAGGGATTTTGATGCTTTTCACCGGAGGCGGTTGTGGATTTTGGGCGTTGATCGATTTGATCACGATTATTACGGGGAATTTTAAAGACTCAAAGGGAAACAAGATCTCAAGGAATTAA
- a CDS encoding DUF2752 domain-containing protein, translating into MSLVSKRMRHRHGIFVFLLRFQRHVRFAFVVVATLIFYSIPEEFIFDPLPLCIFRFLFDRDCPGCGTTRGFWCILHFRFEDAYHYNSWIWLTFPLFVSCLLHRVFSPKIRSLKNRVFPD; encoded by the coding sequence ATGTCTTTGGTTTCAAAAAGAATGCGCCACAGGCATGGGATTTTTGTTTTTCTGCTACGCTTTCAAAGACACGTTCGATTTGCTTTTGTCGTCGTCGCTACCTTGATTTTTTATTCGATTCCGGAAGAATTTATTTTTGATCCGCTTCCTCTTTGTATCTTTCGTTTTCTTTTTGATCGGGATTGTCCTGGTTGTGGAACGACGAGAGGCTTTTGGTGTATTTTACACTTTCGTTTCGAAGATGCCTATCATTACAATTCCTGGATCTGGTTGACATTTCCTCTTTTTGTTTCCTGTCTCTTACACAGGGTCTTTTCTCCCAAAATCCGTTCCCTTAAGAATCGTGTTTTTCCGGATTGA
- the purL gene encoding phosphoribosylformylglycinamidine synthase subunit PurL — translation MEKDAVSLQDALEHGLTAEEFQKIQDILGRIPNSTELGIFSAMWSEHCSYKNSILKLKTLPTSSDKLLAKAGEENAGAMDIGDGLAVVFKIESHNHPTAVEPYQGAATGVGGIMRDIFTMGARPIVSLNSLRFGNPDEPRNKYLLSRAVKGIGDYGNSLGIAVSGGELFIDECFSKNPLVNAMTVGIVRHDQMASATTGGQIGNAVYIVGATTGRDGIHGASFASKDLSKESESKRSAVQVGDPFMEKLLMEASLEAIQKGLLVGIQDMGAAGISCATSEMSAKGKTGMKINLDLVPFRETGMNAYEAMLSESQERMLVVPKKGKEAELVSIFEKWNLNAVQIGEVTGDGFIEILMGGIRKAHIPAECLVLGGGAPRYERETKRPSYLDAVKSWKHDSLPDIAEGKNASDVLIRILSSWNVCSRKPITEQYDSEVGLVKLIGPGLDGGLSSIPDTNKALATATDCNSRYTYLDPYKGAEFAVCESARNVYVTGARPLGVTNNLNFANPYIPENYYMFSECIRGMGDACRFLELPVTGGNVSFYNESPEGPIFPTPTIGMVGILQDKTKLLSNFPKESGIELAVLGNFRPSLGGSEYLKKIHGQVNGAIPELDIKEELALCNLILSLNEKGILKSARDLSLGGIAIALSKTVLFSRLGITADLSSLKQDRLDLTLFGETSTAVLVGFVSSEKEEIQKQTQASGLKFYSVGKTNTSGTLEFQKEGIRLSFDQLNEPYENGLEAVFAL, via the coding sequence ATGGAAAAAGACGCCGTCTCCTTACAAGACGCCCTGGAACACGGGCTTACAGCAGAAGAATTTCAAAAAATCCAGGACATCCTGGGAAGAATCCCGAACTCCACAGAACTCGGAATTTTCTCCGCAATGTGGTCGGAACACTGTTCTTATAAAAACTCGATTCTAAAATTAAAGACGCTCCCGACCTCTTCGGACAAGCTCCTCGCGAAAGCCGGAGAAGAGAACGCGGGTGCGATGGATATCGGCGATGGACTCGCCGTTGTCTTTAAGATCGAAAGTCACAATCACCCGACTGCCGTGGAACCGTATCAAGGCGCCGCAACCGGGGTCGGTGGAATCATGAGAGATATCTTTACGATGGGCGCGCGTCCGATCGTCTCTCTCAATTCTCTTCGTTTTGGAAATCCCGACGAACCTCGAAACAAATACCTTCTTTCTCGTGCGGTCAAAGGAATCGGCGACTACGGAAATTCTCTCGGGATCGCCGTTTCCGGCGGAGAACTTTTTATCGATGAATGTTTTTCCAAAAATCCCCTCGTAAACGCGATGACGGTCGGAATTGTTCGACACGATCAGATGGCGAGCGCGACCACCGGTGGACAAATCGGAAACGCGGTATATATCGTCGGAGCTACGACGGGAAGAGATGGAATCCACGGGGCTTCTTTTGCTTCGAAAGATCTTTCGAAAGAATCGGAATCCAAACGTTCCGCAGTTCAGGTCGGAGATCCGTTTATGGAAAAACTTCTTATGGAAGCGAGTCTTGAAGCGATTCAAAAAGGACTCTTGGTCGGAATTCAAGACATGGGTGCCGCGGGGATTTCCTGCGCGACTTCCGAGATGAGTGCGAAGGGAAAAACCGGAATGAAGATCAACTTGGATCTCGTTCCTTTTCGCGAAACCGGAATGAACGCCTACGAAGCGATGCTCTCCGAATCCCAAGAAAGAATGCTGGTCGTTCCTAAAAAGGGAAAAGAGGCCGAACTCGTATCTATATTCGAAAAATGGAATCTAAATGCGGTTCAGATTGGAGAAGTCACCGGCGACGGATTTATCGAAATTCTTATGGGCGGAATCCGCAAGGCTCATATCCCCGCCGAATGTCTCGTGTTAGGCGGAGGAGCTCCTCGTTACGAACGCGAAACAAAACGTCCTTCCTATCTGGACGCAGTCAAATCCTGGAAACATGATTCTCTTCCGGACATAGCCGAGGGTAAGAATGCGTCCGACGTTCTCATCCGGATTCTTTCTTCTTGGAACGTCTGTTCCCGAAAACCGATCACGGAACAATACGACAGCGAAGTGGGACTCGTAAAACTCATCGGACCCGGACTCGACGGAGGACTTTCTTCGATTCCCGATACGAACAAGGCGCTTGCGACCGCGACCGATTGTAATTCCAGATATACTTACCTCGATCCTTATAAGGGCGCGGAGTTCGCGGTCTGCGAATCCGCTCGAAACGTCTATGTCACCGGCGCGCGTCCACTGGGTGTGACGAACAATCTCAATTTCGCAAATCCTTATATTCCGGAAAACTACTATATGTTTTCGGAATGTATTCGAGGGATGGGGGACGCTTGTCGTTTTCTCGAACTCCCCGTAACCGGAGGAAACGTTTCCTTTTACAACGAATCACCTGAGGGACCGATCTTTCCGACTCCCACGATCGGAATGGTGGGAATTCTTCAAGATAAAACAAAACTTCTTTCCAACTTTCCGAAAGAATCAGGAATCGAGCTTGCGGTCCTCGGAAACTTTCGCCCTTCTCTGGGAGGAAGCGAATACTTGAAGAAGATTCACGGACAAGTCAACGGAGCCATTCCGGAACTCGATATCAAAGAAGAATTAGCCCTTTGCAATTTGATTCTTTCCTTAAACGAAAAAGGAATTTTGAAATCGGCGCGAGACCTTTCTCTCGGAGGAATTGCGATCGCACTTTCCAAGACCGTTCTTTTTTCTCGTCTTGGAATTACTGCGGACTTGAGTTCTCTCAAACAAGATCGTCTCGATTTAACTCTTTTTGGAGAAACGTCCACGGCGGTCCTCGTCGGTTTTGTATCTTCCGAGAAGGAAGAGATTCAAAAACAAACACAAGCTTCCGGACTCAAATTCTATTCCGTCGGAAAAACGAATACGAGCGGAACATTGGAATTTCAAAAAGAAGGAATCCGTCTTTCTTTTGATCAATTGAACGAACCCTACGAAAACGGATTAGAAGCCGTCTTCGCACTCTAA
- a CDS encoding leucine-rich repeat domain-containing protein, producing MKSLFSKKQTLILLLSATSLVFVECKKNVEEILNEANASADSIAVLDLGMQKLTSIPEGACKFPNLKRLDLRLNSLASLPESLGECKSVEQLNVFGNDLKTFPSALSKLKNLKVLLAGNNDLANLPSELLFLPEIKTIYLDQNKLILTETDVDILASLSSLEELDLSLNTGIKSLPANYTKLKNLTRLKRLNIKKTSLKGEDAEKLQAILPKTKIDY from the coding sequence ATGAAGTCTCTCTTCTCGAAAAAGCAAACCTTGATTCTTCTCCTCTCCGCGACGAGCCTTGTCTTTGTCGAATGTAAGAAGAATGTGGAAGAAATATTAAACGAAGCGAATGCAAGCGCGGATTCGATCGCGGTACTTGATTTGGGTATGCAAAAGCTGACCTCGATTCCCGAAGGAGCTTGTAAATTTCCGAACCTGAAACGTCTCGACCTTCGTTTAAACAGTTTGGCTTCCCTTCCCGAATCTCTCGGAGAGTGTAAGAGTGTGGAACAACTGAACGTTTTTGGAAACGACCTCAAAACCTTTCCTTCCGCTCTATCTAAATTAAAAAATCTGAAAGTTCTTCTCGCGGGGAACAACGATCTCGCCAATCTTCCATCCGAACTTTTGTTCTTGCCGGAGATCAAAACGATCTATCTGGATCAGAACAAACTGATTCTCACCGAAACGGATGTGGACATTCTCGCGAGTCTTTCCAGCTTGGAAGAATTGGATCTGAGTCTGAATACTGGAATCAAAAGTCTTCCTGCAAATTACACGAAGCTGAAGAATCTCACTCGTTTAAAAAGATTGAATATTAAAAAAACCTCACTCAAAGGAGAGGACGCGGAAAAACTCCAGGCGATTCTCCCGAAGACAAAAATCGACTATTGA
- the ileS gene encoding isoleucine--tRNA ligase: MSETQKENPYSSTVLLPKTDFPMKADLAKREPAQIQAWKSGKIFHRMRELRKGKKEFILHDGPPYANGNFHLGHSLNKILKDTIVKSKALAGFYTDMIPGWDCHGLPIEVQVLKNLGKKARETGPEELRQLCRNYAEEFVGKQSEDLSRFLCFWEEGRIYKTMSPDFEARIVEVFGDLFQKGYVYRGKKPVYWSIDLATAHAEAEIEYYPHVSPSIYVKFPVIGEPNRFCLIWTTTPWTLPANLAICFNRKIEYSIFRTESGEELILADGLAESVTNATGVALTKVKPVTAEELSALKFQHPFIDRVSIPLFGDHVTLEAGTGCVHTAPGHGQDDYKVGLAAGLEPFSPVDDYGKYTDEFPMMQGTKVFDANPLIIELLKEKGLLFYHSEFEHSYPHSWRSKKPLIFRATPQWFFKMDFNKLREKSLEAIDGVQWIPNWGITRIRSMVETRPDWCLSRQRNWGVPIPAFTCEACGETHINGASIQFFTQKVREKGIEIWYTQKASELLPSDAKCEKCGKNSFKKGNDILDVWFDSGVSSFAVLDERKGEPPADLYLEGSDQHRGWFQSSLWPSMALRGIPPFKTVLTHGYVLDEKGHPMSKSLGNGIDPTTDIINVYGADILRLWVSSLDFRDDIKVGKESVKIVSEQYRKIRNTFRYLLGNLEGHREEENLPFEELEEIDRFYLSKLAQFVEDASASYETYQFHQIYQRLILFCTVTLSQDYFDMIRDRMYCDARDSKTRRSSATALQKILETLCILTAPILSFTAEEVWASNGKKESVFLQTFPEIKAWKNPVLEEKFESALQAREAVQKALELARQEGKIGKSLEAGLEIVPKDGSKLTKLLPRETLELLFVVSQVHETNPKLEVLSSHENEKFSVRVLKPTQEECPRCWRHTEDIAKEGDLCGRCKSVVG, encoded by the coding sequence ATGAGCGAAACACAAAAAGAAAATCCGTATTCGTCCACCGTATTGCTTCCCAAGACCGATTTTCCTATGAAAGCGGATCTTGCAAAAAGAGAACCCGCGCAGATCCAAGCCTGGAAATCGGGGAAAATCTTTCATAGGATGAGAGAACTTAGAAAAGGGAAAAAAGAGTTCATCCTTCACGACGGTCCTCCGTATGCGAACGGGAATTTTCACTTGGGGCACTCGCTCAATAAGATCTTAAAAGATACGATCGTAAAATCGAAAGCGCTGGCCGGATTTTATACGGACATGATTCCTGGTTGGGATTGCCACGGACTTCCGATCGAAGTTCAGGTTTTAAAGAATCTCGGTAAAAAAGCGCGTGAAACCGGACCCGAAGAACTGAGACAACTCTGCAGAAATTACGCGGAGGAATTTGTTGGAAAACAAAGCGAGGACTTAAGTCGTTTTCTTTGTTTCTGGGAAGAAGGAAGAATCTACAAAACGATGTCTCCCGATTTCGAAGCAAGAATTGTGGAAGTGTTCGGAGATCTTTTTCAGAAAGGTTACGTATATCGCGGAAAAAAACCGGTCTATTGGTCGATCGATTTGGCGACGGCGCACGCGGAAGCGGAGATCGAATACTATCCACACGTATCTCCTTCGATCTATGTGAAATTTCCCGTGATCGGAGAGCCGAATCGCTTCTGTCTAATTTGGACAACGACTCCTTGGACCCTTCCGGCGAACCTTGCGATATGCTTTAACAGAAAAATTGAATATTCTATTTTTAGAACGGAGTCCGGAGAAGAGTTGATTCTCGCGGACGGACTCGCAGAAAGCGTTACGAACGCTACCGGGGTCGCGTTGACAAAAGTGAAACCGGTCACTGCGGAGGAGCTCTCTGCTCTCAAGTTTCAACATCCTTTTATCGATCGAGTTTCCATTCCTCTCTTTGGAGATCACGTGACTTTGGAAGCGGGGACGGGCTGTGTTCACACGGCTCCGGGACACGGACAAGACGACTACAAGGTTGGACTTGCGGCAGGTTTAGAACCATTTTCGCCCGTAGACGACTACGGAAAATATACCGATGAATTTCCAATGATGCAGGGAACGAAGGTTTTTGACGCGAACCCACTCATCATAGAACTCTTAAAAGAGAAGGGGCTTCTCTTTTATCACAGCGAGTTCGAACATTCTTATCCTCATAGTTGGAGAAGTAAAAAACCTCTGATTTTCCGAGCGACGCCGCAGTGGTTTTTCAAGATGGACTTCAACAAACTCAGAGAAAAATCTCTCGAAGCGATCGACGGGGTTCAGTGGATTCCTAACTGGGGAATCACGAGAATCCGTTCTATGGTAGAGACAAGACCCGACTGGTGTTTGTCTCGTCAGAGAAACTGGGGGGTTCCGATTCCTGCGTTTACTTGTGAAGCCTGCGGAGAAACTCATATCAACGGGGCTTCGATTCAATTCTTTACTCAGAAAGTTCGTGAAAAAGGAATCGAGATCTGGTATACTCAAAAAGCGAGCGAACTTCTACCTTCCGATGCAAAGTGCGAGAAGTGCGGGAAGAATTCTTTCAAAAAAGGAAACGATATCCTGGACGTGTGGTTCGATTCGGGTGTTTCCAGCTTTGCGGTGTTAGACGAAAGAAAAGGGGAGCCGCCGGCGGATCTTTACTTGGAAGGATCGGATCAACACAGGGGTTGGTTTCAATCTTCTCTCTGGCCATCGATGGCACTGAGAGGAATTCCTCCCTTTAAAACGGTATTGACCCACGGATATGTTTTGGACGAGAAAGGGCACCCGATGTCCAAGTCTCTTGGAAACGGGATCGATCCGACGACCGATATCATTAACGTATATGGTGCCGATATTCTGAGGCTCTGGGTGAGTTCCTTGGACTTCCGGGACGATATCAAAGTCGGAAAGGAATCCGTGAAGATCGTATCCGAACAATACAGGAAGATTCGAAATACGTTCCGATATCTTTTGGGAAATTTAGAAGGACATCGCGAAGAGGAAAATCTTCCCTTCGAAGAATTGGAAGAAATCGATCGATTTTATCTTTCCAAACTCGCGCAGTTCGTCGAAGACGCAAGTGCGAGTTACGAAACGTATCAGTTTCATCAGATCTATCAGAGACTCATTTTATTCTGCACGGTGACCTTGTCACAGGATTACTTCGATATGATCCGGGATCGGATGTACTGCGACGCGAGGGATTCCAAAACGAGAAGATCCTCAGCGACGGCGCTCCAAAAAATTCTGGAAACGTTATGTATTTTGACAGCGCCGATCTTGAGTTTTACCGCGGAAGAAGTCTGGGCTTCCAATGGAAAAAAAGAATCCGTGTTCTTACAAACGTTTCCGGAAATAAAAGCCTGGAAGAATCCTGTGCTTGAAGAGAAGTTCGAATCCGCATTGCAAGCAAGAGAAGCCGTGCAGAAGGCCCTTGAGCTTGCAAGACAAGAGGGAAAGATCGGAAAGTCGCTTGAGGCGGGTCTGGAAATCGTTCCGAAAGACGGATCGAAACTCACGAAGCTCTTACCAAGAGAAACGTTGGAACTCCTCTTTGTCGTATCACAAGTGCACGAGACTAATCCGAAATTGGAAGTCCTCTCATCCCACGAGAACGAAAAATTCTCCGTAAGAGTTTTGAAACCGACTCAGGAAGAATGTCCTCGTTGCTGGAGACATACGGAAGACATCGCAAAAGAAGGAGATCTCTGCGGACGTTGTAAGTCCGTCGTGGGTTGA